In Psychrobacter ciconiae, the genomic window TCACTGCAAGACAATTGGCTTTATCGCGCTGCGACTGAACGCCCACCAAATCATAATTTGCCAACTGTGCAATCAGTTCAGCGCTCTGCGGCAGCGATTGCCAAAAGGGCAGGGCGGCAAAGGGCACGTGTAAAAAAAAGCCAATTCGGTTTTTGATGCCAAGCTGCCGGCAGTAATAGGCAACACTTAAAAAATGATAATCATGAACCCAAATCACATCGTCCGGCTCGACAATACGACTTAGCTCCTCGGCAAACAGCCGATTTACCGCCTGATATCCGGCAAAGTCCATCGGGTTTTGCGTGATTAATTCTATATTTTCATGAAGCATCAGCCAAAGCACGTTATTGGCAAAGCCGCAATAAAAATGCTGATATTGCTTGCTGCTAAGCGCTGTGGTGACATAGCTTATATTCGCTTGAGTCGGTGTTAAATCGGCACTGATAGGGTGGCGGCTATGATGGAACTGATTGACCGCGCTAGGGGTGAAACCAGCCTCATTTAAGCTTTCACTATCGATAATCTCACCATTCCAGCCCATCCAAATGGCAGGATGCTCAATTAAAACATCATTTAAAGCGACGGCAAGTCCCCCCGCCATGGGCTTGTTGTCAGGAAGCTTCACGCGATTGGACAATACAATTAATCGGCTCATATCGCGCTCCCTTTAATTTTTTGGGTTGTATTTTTGGCAAAACTGAATATTGGCTTTTGAGAGCGGCTTTGACAAAATGTTAAAAAGCTTTTAAGAAACTCAGTGACGTCAGCGATATCTTGTAAATAATAATGTGCAGTGGTCGGCGCATCACCAACCTTAATGCCGATACCGGTGACAGTGCTGTGTTTTTCTATGACGCCATCGACAGTGAGCCTTTCGCCCTGAACTGCTAAAAATCCTGCCTCGTCAGTAACATCATCGCCGATAAAAATAGGACAAAGCTTATGGTAACGGGGCATTTTTTCAAAAAGCGTTAAAATCGCCGTGCCTTTATTCACCCCTTTTGGCAGCAGCTCCCAGACGTACTTTCCTTGTTTTAATTCCCAATTTGGGTGCTCATGAGATATGGCGGTCATAATTTGATAAGCGGTATCTGCCAGATTAGGATTTTCCCGAAAATGCAAAGCCACGGAGTACGGCTTATCTTCAATTCTTAACTTTGGATAAGGCAGGCAAGCCGAACGAAGCGCGCCTTTAATGGCGGTAAGCTCATTGCTACGGCTAAAAGCAGCGGTTTGATTGTCAATCATCATGCTTTGACTGCCATCAAAGGCAATCTCTAAACCGTGAGTTGCCGCAATGGGCAGCTTAATAGGAAAAAGCATTTGCCGCGCTTCAACCAAGCTGCGGCCTGTCACGGCAGCGATATGCACACCTTGCTGTTGAATTTTTTGTAAAAGGTCGAGTGTTTCTTTTGCAATGACGCTGTCTTTTGGGTCAAGGGTGAAGTCAGCAAGCGTGCCATCAATATCCAAAAATAAACAATAATCCTGCTGACTACCTAAAATATGGCTCAGTTTATCGGGCTGAATACTTATCGCTTGCGTCTTAGGGCGAAAATCTTTAGCTAAAGTCACAATTTTCTCTCTTGAGGATAAAACGAAAGCTGAATCAATTATTTAATTATTAGTATTTAAATCTCGGCTGGGCTTAAAATAAGCAGAAGCCGACAATCTTAAGGTTTAGTCTGCCACGATTTGAATCAGGCAACGTTAGCAAGAGTGCTTCATTTAGCAGGAGTTATGTAACTGTTTTAGCGGCTAAGATTTCTGCAATATCATTTAACGAACCAAGAATGAGGCAGAGCATGAGTTTTTATTAAGAAGTGATATAAAATTTATTGTTATAGTTGATTAATATTAAACCTTAAGCGTATTAAGGCTATTGTAGGCAAGACTAGTAGCTTGAGCGTAAAGCATCTGTTAAAATGACCTGGCAAACCTTAGCGGCTAGCAGCATCTGTACAAGCGATAAATCAACAGCATAACAATATCCGCTGAATTATTAGTCGGTTAACGGTTATATTTTAAAATTAAACCAAGCTGACCCACCATCGCTTTTGATGACTTCATCACTTATCTATTGTCTATTCCCAAGGCTATTTCGTTTAGAGCAAGCAAGCGGCTTCAAAGGCTCATTTTTGCCTAAACGTGATATTACCTAAGAAAAAATAGCCGATGCTATGTATAATAGCGCCCAAACAAAACGCCCCAACTTACTATCTTTAATAAAAGATATCTTTAATAAAAGGATTTTATTATGCAAACCAAACGCCCGCTTTATATCCCCTTTGCAGGCCCAGCTTTACTCGAAACGCCGCTGTTAAATAAAGGCAGTGCTTTTTCATCAGAAGAACGCGATAGCTTCAACCTAACAGGAT contains:
- the otsB gene encoding trehalose-phosphatase, which gives rise to MTLAKDFRPKTQAISIQPDKLSHILGSQQDYCLFLDIDGTLADFTLDPKDSVIAKETLDLLQKIQQQGVHIAAVTGRSLVEARQMLFPIKLPIAATHGLEIAFDGSQSMMIDNQTAAFSRSNELTAIKGALRSACLPYPKLRIEDKPYSVALHFRENPNLADTAYQIMTAISHEHPNWELKQGKYVWELLPKGVNKGTAILTLFEKMPRYHKLCPIFIGDDVTDEAGFLAVQGERLTVDGVIEKHSTVTGIGIKVGDAPTTAHYYLQDIADVTEFLKSFLTFCQSRSQKPIFSFAKNTTQKIKGSAI